A single genomic interval of Streptomyces sp. NBC_00663 harbors:
- a CDS encoding PHB depolymerase family esterase encodes MKRRSMLAGITAMTAAPLVTGCSSDDSAKADITAAVATSVAHIIGATAITEVFADGQKLTTVALKYDKEIARSSVSLAAFRVKDRTVTNVYTNATAAKAGHGANGAYVIIELSPHDAAARVYTDAFTGSSASATGASSAGASSTRPSGPPTGSASGERKGGGMSSGATLKTATAQVTQVATVKTTDGDSYAASSTAVKTSKVVNLIVDDFQQGLKYTDSATGSSLTYNLYIPEDYDKTKSYPLVLFMHDAGTTSTNPLITLTHGLGAVVWADPLWQQENPCFVLAPQFTDQTDEGSDGNATALKTIKGLIDSVTSKYSVDKTRLYTTGQSGGAMTSIALDFTYPDLFAASFLVAGQWEDLEAVKPLARQKIWAVVSQGDETAYPGMTGIMDTITKEGTPVSRAVWNGQLTPSEFAPLTAEMRAKNTPVNFVALKKGTVVWPGLEESSVDNHICTWRAAYTITGIREWVFEQKN; translated from the coding sequence GTGAAGCGCAGGAGCATGCTCGCCGGAATCACCGCGATGACCGCCGCACCCCTGGTCACCGGCTGTTCCTCCGACGATTCGGCGAAAGCCGACATCACCGCCGCCGTGGCCACATCGGTCGCCCACATCATTGGGGCGACGGCCATCACAGAGGTGTTCGCAGACGGGCAGAAGCTCACGACGGTGGCGCTGAAGTACGACAAGGAGATCGCCAGGTCGAGCGTGTCGCTGGCCGCCTTCAGGGTGAAGGACAGGACAGTGACGAACGTGTACACCAACGCGACGGCGGCGAAGGCAGGCCACGGGGCGAACGGGGCCTACGTCATCATCGAGCTTTCACCCCACGACGCGGCTGCCCGCGTGTACACGGACGCCTTCACCGGCTCGTCGGCCTCCGCCACCGGTGCCTCCTCGGCCGGTGCCTCCTCGACCCGACCGTCGGGTCCCCCGACCGGATCGGCCTCCGGTGAGCGAAAGGGCGGGGGAATGTCGTCAGGGGCCACCCTCAAAACGGCGACGGCTCAGGTCACCCAGGTCGCCACGGTGAAGACGACCGACGGCGACAGCTACGCCGCGAGCAGCACGGCCGTCAAGACCAGCAAGGTCGTGAACCTGATCGTCGACGACTTCCAGCAAGGTCTCAAGTACACGGACTCCGCGACCGGCAGCTCACTGACGTACAACCTCTACATCCCCGAGGACTACGACAAGACCAAGTCCTACCCCCTGGTCCTGTTCATGCACGACGCCGGCACGACCAGCACGAACCCGCTCATCACACTCACCCACGGGCTCGGCGCCGTGGTCTGGGCCGACCCGCTGTGGCAGCAGGAGAACCCCTGCTTCGTGCTCGCACCCCAGTTCACCGACCAGACCGACGAAGGCAGCGACGGCAACGCCACTGCTCTGAAGACCATCAAGGGCCTGATCGACTCGGTGACGTCGAAGTACTCGGTCGACAAGACCCGGCTCTACACCACCGGCCAGTCAGGCGGCGCCATGACGTCGATCGCGCTGGACTTCACCTATCCCGACCTGTTCGCCGCGTCCTTCCTCGTCGCCGGCCAGTGGGAGGACCTCGAAGCCGTCAAGCCCCTGGCCCGACAGAAGATCTGGGCCGTGGTCTCCCAGGGCGATGAGACCGCGTACCCCGGCATGACCGGAATCATGGACACCATCACAAAGGAAGGCACCCCAGTCAGCCGGGCGGTGTGGAACGGCCAGCTGACGCCCAGCGAATTCGCGCCTCTCACTGCCGAGATGCGCGCCAAGAACACCCCTGTCAACTTCGTCGCGCTGAAGAAGGGGACCGTGGTCTGGCCCGGCCTGGAGGAGAGCAGCGTCGACAACCACATCTGCACCTGGCGGGCCGCCTACACCATCACAGGCATCCGAGAGTGGGTCTTCGAGCAGAAGAACTGA
- a CDS encoding carbohydrate ABC transporter permease: MDGLTTSPADVHRQDARIQLRLRNSVLLALPTILAVLLLGSMAAWSYARSGARPLRFAYYTSALSIMLPPAIVPTIHVLSQLGLNGTQLGYMLVIAGTRVGVVVFLATGFVHTLPHDFEEAAQLDGAGKWQIYRRIVLPMLTPVLFTGAVMLIISVWNDFYFALFLLRGSERATLPLTLYQFASTSTHGVSWNLVFAHVVLTSLPLLLLYAVLQRRVLGGLTEGGVTG, translated from the coding sequence ATGGACGGGTTGACAACATCGCCGGCGGACGTCCACCGCCAGGATGCGCGCATACAACTCAGACTGCGCAACAGCGTGCTGCTGGCGCTGCCGACGATCCTGGCCGTCCTGCTGCTCGGATCCATGGCGGCATGGTCGTACGCCCGGTCCGGGGCGCGGCCGCTGAGGTTCGCGTACTACACCTCGGCGCTGTCCATCATGCTCCCGCCCGCCATCGTCCCGACGATCCACGTGCTCTCCCAACTGGGCCTCAACGGGACCCAGTTGGGCTACATGCTGGTGATCGCCGGCACACGGGTCGGAGTGGTGGTCTTCCTGGCGACCGGATTCGTGCACACCCTGCCGCACGACTTCGAGGAGGCAGCGCAACTCGACGGAGCCGGCAAGTGGCAGATCTACCGACGGATCGTGCTCCCCATGCTGACGCCGGTGCTCTTCACCGGCGCGGTGATGCTGATCATCTCGGTGTGGAACGACTTCTACTTCGCGCTGTTCCTGCTGCGCGGCTCGGAGCGGGCCACCTTGCCGCTGACGCTCTACCAGTTCGCCTCGACGTCGACGCACGGGGTCAGCTGGAACCTGGTCTTCGCCCATGTCGTCCTCACCAGCCTGCCGCTTCTGCTGCTCTACGCGGTGCTGCAACGGCGAGTCCTCGGCGGACTCACCGAGGGGGGTGTGACCGGCTGA
- a CDS encoding carboxylesterase/lipase family protein has protein sequence MSLRDVPHPPPADTALGRRSLLGGVAGAAAGATLLGGTAAGPATAAPRGGADRAVRTESGLVTGVPAGAEGITVYKGIPYAASTAGENRWRAPRSAPSWKGVRKADTWGAACPQPVTGIDADKVPPLSEDCLNLNIWTGAASSRERRPVFVWIYGGRASAMWASQPVYDGANLAAKGAVVVTFNHRVGAFGNLAHPELSAESGHQASGNWGVMDTVALLKWIQRNIAAFGGDPDRVTLGGWSHGSSFVNILMISRLARGLYHRALLSSGVQYTKDPALGHVAGGYGTLSAAEVNGTAFAAYMGATSLAGLRELSADEIVAKVYASGAPSAGTSFGNVLDGYVLPATYTGAMEAGTETDVPVCTGNSKDENGASPTLVMTVAQFNAYAATTFGSRAEEFLALYPAATDADAARQYNAYARDEERVSTFLWGTQFRKTAANRSPVYNYFWSHVPPGADTTNPIMPGQDASTAGAYHGADLYYLFGGLDGTDRPWTARDHEIADTVSSYVVNFAATGNPNGPARGARSLPVWPALRTNRPLSMNLGDGFEPVPAADSDAKFAFLKRYLESQTTAY, from the coding sequence GTGAGCTTGCGAGACGTCCCCCACCCGCCCCCCGCCGACACCGCGCTCGGACGCCGGAGTCTCCTCGGCGGTGTCGCGGGTGCCGCCGCCGGAGCCACTCTTCTCGGCGGCACGGCGGCCGGACCCGCCACGGCCGCTCCCCGCGGCGGCGCCGACCGTGCGGTGCGAACGGAGTCGGGGCTGGTGACCGGAGTCCCGGCCGGCGCGGAAGGGATCACCGTCTACAAGGGCATCCCCTACGCCGCCTCGACGGCCGGGGAGAACCGCTGGCGCGCGCCGCGGTCGGCGCCGTCCTGGAAGGGCGTGCGCAAGGCCGACACCTGGGGGGCGGCCTGCCCGCAGCCCGTCACGGGCATCGACGCCGACAAGGTGCCGCCGCTGAGCGAGGACTGCCTCAACCTCAACATCTGGACAGGAGCCGCCTCATCGCGCGAACGCCGACCGGTCTTCGTCTGGATCTACGGCGGTCGCGCCAGCGCGATGTGGGCGTCGCAGCCGGTCTACGACGGCGCGAACCTCGCCGCCAAGGGCGCGGTCGTCGTCACCTTCAACCACCGGGTCGGAGCCTTCGGCAACCTCGCCCACCCGGAGCTGAGCGCGGAGTCCGGGCATCAGGCCTCCGGCAACTGGGGCGTCATGGACACCGTGGCGCTGCTGAAGTGGATACAGCGCAACATCGCCGCGTTCGGCGGTGACCCGGACCGGGTCACCCTCGGCGGCTGGTCCCACGGCTCCTCGTTCGTGAACATCCTGATGATCTCCCGGCTCGCCCGTGGCCTGTATCACCGCGCTCTGCTGTCGTCCGGCGTGCAGTACACCAAGGACCCTGCCCTCGGCCATGTGGCCGGCGGCTACGGCACCCTGTCCGCGGCAGAGGTCAACGGCACCGCTTTCGCCGCCTACATGGGCGCCACCTCCCTGGCCGGACTGAGGGAGCTGTCGGCGGACGAGATCGTGGCCAAGGTCTACGCGTCCGGCGCCCCGAGCGCGGGGACCAGCTTCGGCAACGTCCTGGACGGGTACGTCCTGCCCGCGACCTATACCGGCGCCATGGAGGCGGGCACGGAGACCGATGTGCCGGTCTGCACGGGCAACAGCAAGGACGAGAACGGCGCTTCACCGACCCTGGTCATGACGGTCGCGCAGTTCAACGCATACGCGGCCACGACATTCGGCAGCCGGGCCGAGGAGTTCCTGGCCCTGTATCCGGCCGCCACGGACGCGGACGCGGCGCGGCAGTACAACGCCTACGCCCGCGACGAGGAACGGGTCTCCACCTTCCTGTGGGGTACGCAGTTCCGGAAGACGGCCGCCAACCGGAGTCCGGTGTACAACTACTTCTGGAGCCATGTCCCCCCGGGCGCGGACACCACCAATCCGATCATGCCGGGGCAGGACGCCTCCACAGCGGGTGCTTATCACGGAGCCGACCTGTACTACCTCTTCGGCGGCCTCGACGGCACGGACCGACCTTGGACTGCCCGGGACCACGAGATCGCCGACACGGTCTCGTCGTACGTGGTGAACTTCGCCGCCACCGGCAACCCGAACGGTCCCGCCCGCGGCGCCCGTTCGCTGCCGGTGTGGCCCGCGCTCAGGACGAACAGGCCGCTGTCCATGAACCTCGGTGACGGCTTCGAGCCGGTCCCCGCTGCGGACAGCGACGCCAAGTTCGCATTCCTCAAGCGCTATCTGGAGTCGCAGACCACCGCGTACTGA
- a CDS encoding carboxylesterase/lipase family protein: MTGTRTSDGTSSRAAVAWAAAGVLGLGLLSPVAADALSAGSGPAAAAHPSSLVVRTDAGRVRGDNRDGYDEWLGIPYAADPSGANRWKPPQPVAKWSGVRNTTAFGNRCAQNSGWDPGYEKTITSEDCLALNVYVPDGAKANTPVVVWIHGGGNTGGAGQDTNPRKFVEQTGAIVVTVNYRLGALGFLNLPQLQAETRNGPGNYGLLDQQAALRWVHTNIARFGGDAKNVTIAGQSAGGGAVCDELASPTAKGLFSHAVIVSGGCNLQSTAAAQTQGAAFVKSVGCDTASDVLACLRAKPAAELLAAQKTSGVSPSVGGAAFPLNPATAVQTGNINRVPVMVGQTNSERGLFTFQNYDYLGTPMTAAQYEQQVRATYGTNADKVLAEYPLSGYRTPGEAWTAVQNDSTSYTRQQLFTSLSKYVPTYAYEFAESDTPHFTSIHHIQQKSQTARDYPFGGAVHVDDLGYIWDYLGQTLPYDDDQLELSHQMITFWDRFAASGDPNGSGTPTWPAYDPKTGALMSLKACDTAPASHDAPAACSKVSTGFAAEHDLAFWAGLPTA, encoded by the coding sequence ATGACCGGAACGAGAACCTCCGACGGAACCTCCAGCAGAGCCGCCGTGGCATGGGCCGCGGCGGGCGTACTCGGCCTGGGACTGCTGTCCCCGGTCGCCGCGGACGCCCTGAGCGCCGGATCCGGCCCCGCTGCCGCCGCGCACCCGTCCTCCCTCGTCGTGCGGACGGACGCGGGCCGGGTCCGCGGGGACAACCGGGACGGTTACGACGAGTGGCTCGGCATCCCCTACGCCGCCGATCCCTCCGGCGCCAACCGATGGAAGCCCCCGCAGCCCGTGGCCAAGTGGTCCGGGGTGCGCAACACCACCGCCTTCGGCAACCGGTGTGCGCAGAACAGCGGTTGGGATCCCGGTTACGAGAAGACCATCACCAGCGAGGACTGCCTCGCGCTCAACGTGTACGTCCCCGACGGCGCCAAGGCGAACACCCCTGTCGTCGTCTGGATCCATGGCGGCGGCAACACCGGAGGCGCGGGCCAGGACACGAACCCGCGCAAGTTCGTCGAGCAGACCGGCGCCATCGTCGTCACCGTCAACTACCGCCTCGGCGCCCTCGGCTTCCTCAACCTGCCCCAGCTGCAGGCCGAGACCAGGAACGGTCCCGGCAACTACGGTCTGCTCGACCAGCAGGCGGCCCTGCGCTGGGTCCACACCAACATCGCGCGGTTCGGCGGCGACGCGAAGAACGTGACGATCGCCGGACAGTCCGCCGGCGGCGGCGCGGTCTGCGACGAACTCGCCTCGCCCACCGCCAAGGGCCTGTTCTCCCACGCCGTAATCGTCAGCGGCGGCTGCAACCTGCAGTCCACGGCAGCAGCGCAGACGCAGGGCGCCGCCTTCGTGAAGTCCGTCGGCTGCGACACCGCCTCCGACGTCCTCGCCTGCCTGCGCGCCAAGCCCGCCGCCGAACTCCTGGCCGCGCAGAAGACATCCGGCGTCTCCCCGTCCGTCGGCGGAGCGGCGTTCCCGCTGAACCCGGCGACCGCGGTGCAGACCGGGAACATCAACCGCGTTCCGGTGATGGTCGGTCAGACCAACAGCGAGCGTGGTCTGTTCACCTTCCAGAACTACGACTACCTCGGCACTCCCATGACCGCCGCACAGTACGAGCAACAGGTGCGCGCCACCTACGGGACCAACGCCGACAAGGTGCTCGCGGAGTACCCGCTGAGCGGGTACAGGACCCCGGGCGAGGCCTGGACCGCCGTACAGAACGACTCCACCTCGTACACCCGGCAGCAGCTCTTCACCTCCCTGTCGAAGTATGTGCCCACCTACGCCTACGAGTTCGCCGAGAGCGACACCCCGCACTTCACCTCCATCCACCACATCCAGCAGAAGAGCCAGACGGCGCGCGACTATCCCTTCGGAGGCGCGGTCCACGTCGACGACCTCGGCTACATCTGGGACTACCTGGGCCAGACGCTGCCGTACGACGACGACCAGCTGGAGCTGTCGCACCAGATGATCACCTTCTGGGACCGCTTCGCGGCATCGGGCGACCCGAACGGTTCGGGTACGCCGACCTGGCCTGCCTACGACCCGAAGACCGGCGCCCTGATGTCCCTCAAGGCCTGCGACACCGCCCCGGCGAGCCACGACGCCCCGGCGGCCTGCTCCAAGGTCAGCACGGGCTTCGCCGCCGAGCACGACCTCGCCTTCTGGGCCGGCCTGCCGACGGCCTGA
- a CDS encoding alpha/beta hydrolase-fold protein, translating into MPFPTPHRAFAALAAVLVLTAGGSTTKPDEKPTVEPRTASPQVVHTGTGPTGYTVTFRYRDPTATRVQLKGEWYFGNPYDLSALTTDDGTALETPGTLPADWRPGDIPLPYPNSPAANWPVIDMKKGRDGVWTYTTPLPSGVFTYSFYVDCADATQTTCTAVSDPANPPWNETNGKVAGTVERTSQVYVPSDRRFGTVDAGWQGPSPTGTRGTLRHVTYPAPTSVTPPGENHLSVYTPPGYSPGRAKPYPTLYLFSGDATEMDWSTQGDAGRILDNLIATGQIPPMVVVMPNTAGFPASTGYAAFDQNLTDTLIPYVESHYHVSTAAAERAAAGLGYGASLTNSLLFGHTSAFGSYGVFSPGRRGDYTLPAASTVTGTQLAALKRARIHVGGGWQDPSHDYHAAEVSLLTGLGVPVTPGFVNGGHSWFVWRLNLRDFLTQTAFFPPVTG; encoded by the coding sequence ATGCCCTTCCCCACTCCGCACCGCGCCTTCGCCGCCCTGGCCGCCGTCCTGGTCCTCACGGCGGGCGGCAGCACCACGAAACCCGACGAGAAGCCCACCGTCGAACCCCGTACCGCGTCCCCCCAGGTCGTCCACACCGGCACCGGCCCGACCGGCTACACGGTCACGTTCCGTTACCGGGACCCCACCGCCACACGGGTCCAGCTCAAGGGCGAGTGGTACTTCGGCAACCCCTACGACCTGTCCGCGCTCACCACCGACGACGGGACCGCCCTCGAAACACCCGGCACACTCCCGGCGGACTGGCGGCCCGGGGACATCCCTCTCCCGTACCCCAACTCCCCCGCCGCCAACTGGCCCGTGATCGACATGAAGAAGGGCCGCGACGGCGTGTGGACGTACACCACGCCCCTCCCGTCAGGGGTGTTCACCTACTCCTTCTACGTCGACTGCGCCGATGCCACCCAGACCACCTGCACCGCCGTCTCCGATCCGGCGAACCCGCCATGGAACGAGACGAACGGCAAGGTCGCCGGGACCGTCGAGCGCACCAGCCAGGTGTACGTCCCCTCGGACCGGCGCTTCGGCACCGTCGACGCCGGCTGGCAGGGTCCGAGCCCGACCGGCACGCGCGGCACCCTCCGTCACGTCACCTATCCGGCCCCGACCTCGGTCACCCCACCCGGCGAGAACCACCTCTCCGTGTACACCCCACCGGGCTACAGCCCCGGGCGGGCGAAGCCGTACCCCACTCTCTATCTCTTCAGCGGTGACGCCACCGAGATGGACTGGAGCACACAGGGCGACGCGGGCCGCATCCTCGACAACCTGATCGCCACCGGGCAGATCCCACCGATGGTCGTCGTCATGCCCAACACGGCCGGTTTCCCCGCTTCCACCGGCTATGCGGCCTTCGACCAGAACCTCACCGACACTCTCATCCCCTACGTGGAGTCCCACTACCACGTCTCCACGGCCGCCGCCGAACGCGCCGCCGCCGGCCTCGGCTACGGCGCTTCCCTCACCAACTCCCTGCTGTTCGGGCACACTTCGGCATTCGGCTCGTACGGCGTCTTCAGCCCCGGCCGGCGCGGCGACTACACGCTGCCCGCCGCCTCCACCGTCACCGGCACCCAGCTCGCCGCGCTCAAGCGGGCGCGAATCCACGTCGGCGGTGGCTGGCAGGACCCGAGCCACGACTACCACGCCGCGGAGGTCTCCCTGCTGACCGGCCTCGGTGTCCCCGTGACGCCTGGCTTCGTCAACGGCGGTCACAGCTGGTTCGTGTGGCGCCTCAACCTCAGGGACTTCCTCACCCAGACCGCCTTCTTCCCGCCCGTGACGGGCTGA
- a CDS encoding carboxylesterase/lipase family protein — protein sequence MTEPAHDLPRRTGTGLPRRGFLGRTAGLAAGAVLLDALAAPSSSARPSRSSPVRTQSGLVSGVPAAVSGVTVFKGIPYAATTAGRNRWCPPQPAPSWQGVRRADTFGDAPPQASTTLTMSEDCLNLNIWTGATGGRERRPVYVWLYGGGFSAGTGSDPSFDGSVLASKGAVVVTINYRLGALGFLATPELSAEDRHGVSGNYGLLDQIAALKWVRRNIAAFGGDPRRVTVGGQSAGAGSTDMLSMSPLATGLFRRSVAESQVRYPSDPELRYLGVSLRRMDTALEQGPAYAASKGANTLAELRALPWSKFTDGASLKDETVDTKSVAKPPLFRPVVDGWVLPAGYMATYEARAQNDVWYLAGNNLDESGAVPETAFDYWRSAGYPDRPGAPPVHVTLDDYVTAARQKFDAMADEFLALYPAATDDEAALASNDAIRDNSRVSTYLWGTKWTKGADRPVYTYFWTHRPPGPDHDIRGAYHGSEIVYFFGNLYPGTQGWTDQDREIADTMSSYLANYISNGDPNGPGLPKWPAYRPGSPTVMQVGEHYGPMQVASADKLRFWTRYFATQDAW from the coding sequence ATGACCGAGCCAGCACACGATCTCCCCCGCCGCACGGGCACCGGGTTGCCGCGACGGGGCTTCCTGGGCCGCACCGCAGGCCTCGCCGCGGGGGCCGTCCTCCTCGACGCTCTCGCCGCGCCCTCGTCATCCGCGCGGCCTTCGCGGAGCAGCCCGGTGCGCACTCAGTCCGGACTCGTCTCCGGTGTGCCGGCCGCCGTGTCCGGTGTCACCGTCTTCAAGGGGATCCCCTACGCCGCTACCACCGCCGGACGCAACCGCTGGTGTCCGCCGCAGCCGGCGCCGTCGTGGCAGGGAGTCCGCAGGGCCGACACGTTCGGCGACGCACCCCCGCAGGCGTCGACCACGCTCACGATGAGTGAGGACTGTCTCAACCTCAACATCTGGACCGGCGCCACCGGCGGCCGGGAGCGGCGGCCGGTCTATGTGTGGCTCTACGGCGGCGGCTTCTCGGCCGGAACCGGATCGGACCCGAGCTTCGACGGGTCGGTCCTCGCGAGCAAGGGCGCCGTCGTGGTGACCATCAACTACCGCCTGGGTGCCCTGGGTTTTCTCGCCACACCCGAACTGAGCGCGGAGGACCGTCACGGTGTGTCGGGCAACTACGGCCTGCTCGACCAGATCGCGGCACTGAAGTGGGTGCGGCGCAACATCGCCGCGTTCGGCGGCGATCCGCGGCGCGTCACCGTGGGCGGACAATCCGCCGGCGCCGGCTCCACCGACATGCTGTCCATGTCTCCGCTCGCCACCGGCCTCTTCCGGCGTTCCGTCGCCGAGAGCCAGGTCCGCTACCCGAGCGACCCGGAACTGCGCTACCTCGGCGTCTCCCTGCGGAGAATGGACACCGCCCTCGAACAGGGACCCGCCTACGCCGCGTCGAAGGGCGCGAACACCCTGGCGGAACTGCGCGCCCTGCCATGGTCGAAGTTCACGGACGGCGCCTCGCTCAAGGACGAGACCGTCGACACCAAGTCCGTGGCGAAACCACCCCTGTTCAGGCCCGTCGTCGACGGATGGGTCCTGCCGGCCGGCTACATGGCCACGTATGAGGCCCGTGCGCAGAACGACGTCTGGTACCTCGCCGGCAACAACCTCGACGAGAGCGGAGCCGTGCCCGAGACCGCCTTCGACTACTGGCGTTCCGCGGGCTACCCCGACCGCCCCGGCGCTCCGCCGGTCCACGTCACCCTCGACGACTACGTCACCGCGGCACGGCAGAAGTTCGATGCCATGGCCGATGAGTTCCTCGCCCTCTACCCCGCCGCCACCGACGACGAGGCCGCCCTCGCCAGCAACGACGCCATCCGCGACAACTCACGGGTCTCCACGTACCTGTGGGGGACCAAGTGGACCAAGGGCGCCGACCGCCCGGTGTACACGTACTTCTGGACACACCGCCCGCCGGGCCCGGACCACGACATCCGGGGTGCCTACCACGGCTCCGAGATCGTCTACTTCTTCGGCAACCTGTACCCAGGTACCCAGGGATGGACCGACCAGGACCGCGAGATCGCCGACACCATGTCCTCGTACCTGGCGAACTACATCAGCAACGGCGACCCCAACGGGCCCGGTCTGCCGAAGTGGCCCGCCTACCGCCCCGGCTCTCCCACCGTGATGCAGGTGGGCGAACACTACGGGCCCATGCAGGTGGCGTCTGCCGACAAACTCCGTTTCTGGACGCGGTACTTCGCCACACAGGACGCCTGGTGA
- a CDS encoding thiamine pyrophosphate-dependent enzyme, translating to MSTPELGAVAQALGGGGATVRTAQELRDALARFVREPRPTVIDVRITREVLSTPYRRIQYGEDV from the coding sequence ATGTCCACGCCCGAACTCGGCGCCGTCGCACAGGCGTTGGGCGGTGGTGGTGCCACGGTCCGCACGGCGCAGGAGCTGCGCGACGCACTGGCGCGGTTCGTCCGCGAGCCCCGGCCCACGGTCATTGACGTCCGCATCACCCGCGAGGTGCTCAGCACGCCGTACCGCCGCATCCAGTACGGCGAGGATGTGTGA
- a CDS encoding tannase/feruloyl esterase family alpha/beta hydrolase has protein sequence MRMLPGWCRWTSTTFMATLAAALALVTGASIALANGATDSTQTTTAATAVTAGDTTSGIAPAMSCAGVSALDLASSVPGAPFEFTSAAVMSADDNTLGDWAACDVKGVIAPQIHFELRLPQTGWQGNYLQVGCGGLCGNVNVGSAPASSGCVPLTDGAFAVASSDEGHYQGGGLFSTDPTLRADFGYKSDHLLAQVAKVIVQKYYGQAAEHSYFDGCSQGGHQALTEAQRYPTDFDGIIAGAPANNFTALNTFSHAWTAQSVFLNGGPATITTADLTPLHNAVLKGCGATDGVIVDPLSCTWDPASIKCRTGQTSTASDFCLTADQVTTLRRIYSGPTDEHGKLLYPGYQLRGSELNWAGIIIPTTATGTTGDMNFVRETIRYQVFDSPQPALTYKDVKFTAAYFKKIMQPNEGMYDATDPDLTAFKKAGGKLILWHGLGDQHIPAVGTMAYYNAVEKVMGGSAKTEDFARLFLLPGVAHCGGGQGPDTFDALTAMVDWVTEGKAPASLLTKTVDSSGKVTASRPTYPFPYTAQNTTSGPADQADSYTPVLSKAEANLTLNWLGSFRSGYETVGNWVHGEWVVSKGKA, from the coding sequence ATGCGTATGCTCCCCGGCTGGTGTCGGTGGACATCAACCACCTTCATGGCCACCCTGGCCGCCGCCCTCGCTCTCGTGACGGGCGCGAGCATCGCCCTCGCGAACGGGGCGACCGACAGCACGCAGACCACCACGGCCGCAACCGCGGTGACCGCCGGTGACACCACCTCCGGCATCGCACCGGCCATGTCCTGCGCCGGAGTCTCCGCGCTGGACCTGGCGAGCTCCGTACCGGGCGCCCCCTTCGAATTCACCTCGGCCGCAGTGATGAGCGCGGACGACAACACCCTGGGCGACTGGGCGGCCTGTGACGTCAAGGGTGTCATCGCACCGCAGATCCACTTCGAACTCCGGCTGCCGCAGACCGGCTGGCAGGGCAACTACCTCCAGGTCGGCTGTGGCGGCCTGTGCGGCAACGTGAATGTGGGCAGCGCCCCCGCCTCCAGCGGCTGCGTCCCGCTGACCGACGGCGCGTTCGCGGTCGCGTCCAGCGACGAGGGCCACTACCAGGGCGGCGGCCTGTTCTCCACCGACCCGACCCTGCGCGCGGACTTCGGCTACAAGTCCGACCATCTCCTCGCCCAGGTGGCGAAGGTGATCGTCCAGAAGTACTACGGGCAGGCGGCCGAGCACTCCTACTTCGACGGATGCTCGCAGGGCGGCCACCAGGCGCTGACCGAAGCGCAGCGCTACCCGACCGACTTCGACGGCATCATCGCCGGCGCCCCGGCCAACAACTTCACCGCCCTCAACACCTTCTCCCACGCGTGGACCGCCCAGTCGGTCTTCCTGAACGGGGGCCCTGCCACCATCACCACAGCCGACCTGACTCCCCTCCACAACGCGGTCCTCAAGGGCTGCGGCGCGACGGACGGGGTCATCGTCGACCCGCTGAGCTGCACCTGGGACCCGGCGAGCATCAAGTGCAGGACGGGGCAGACCTCCACCGCATCCGACTTCTGCCTGACGGCCGACCAGGTGACCACCCTCCGCCGGATCTACTCCGGCCCAACCGACGAACACGGCAAGCTGCTGTACCCCGGGTACCAGCTGCGCGGTTCCGAGCTGAACTGGGCCGGGATCATCATTCCCACCACGGCCACGGGCACCACCGGCGACATGAACTTCGTCCGGGAGACCATCCGTTACCAGGTCTTCGACAGCCCTCAGCCCGCGCTCACGTACAAGGACGTCAAGTTCACCGCGGCCTACTTCAAGAAGATCATGCAGCCCAACGAGGGCATGTACGACGCCACCGACCCGGACCTGACGGCGTTCAAGAAGGCCGGCGGCAAGCTGATCCTCTGGCACGGCCTCGGTGACCAGCACATCCCGGCGGTCGGCACCATGGCGTACTACAACGCCGTGGAAAAGGTCATGGGCGGCAGCGCCAAGACGGAGGACTTCGCCCGGCTGTTTCTGCTCCCCGGCGTCGCGCACTGCGGTGGCGGTCAAGGCCCTGACACCTTCGACGCGCTGACGGCCATGGTGGACTGGGTCACCGAGGGCAAGGCACCCGCCAGCCTGCTGACCAAGACGGTCGACAGCAGCGGGAAGGTCACCGCGAGCCGACCGACCTATCCCTTCCCCTACACCGCCCAGAACACCACGAGCGGCCCCGCCGACCAGGCCGACAGCTACACCCCGGTCCTGTCGAAGGCCGAGGCGAACCTGACCCTGAACTGGCTCGGCTCGTTCCGCTCCGGCTACGAGACGGTCGGCAACTGGGTCCACGGCGAGTGGGTGGTGAGCAAGGGCAAGGCCTGA